AACGCGGGTGATAGCTGTCTCAGGGGCTCTACTGTGGATTCCGCAGTACCGCTCTGGACCACCGTTCCTCGGCCGTAAATCGATAGCTGCTATATCGAATCTGCCCGGTACCGCGAATCGGCGTCCGGGGTCATGGGGTCACTGTCGCCGTGGACTCGGTTCCGTTCGCGGTCGCGTTCGCCTCGCTGTCCACCTGATAGGTGACGAACTCGACCCGCACTCGCGGGTTCCGGTCGGTCGCGTTCGCGATGCGGCGGTCGATGGCCTCGGCGATCGACGGCGGGTCGCCGCTCCCGGAACGACTGAGCGTGACGGTGACCGTCTCGTTCGGTCCCCAGGGGAGCACCCCGGCGTACTGGACGCGGACGGAGATCGGTTCGAGCCCCGCGTAGGCCGGTCGCTCCAGCGTCGCCTCGACTTGCTGGTCGACCGCCCGCTCGTACTCGATCTGCTGGACGGTCGCTACCCCGACGCCGGCGACGAGCACCGCGAGCGCCAGCACGCTGGCCGCGGTGAGCGCGCGCCGCGTCGCGCCCTTGGGGAGGACGCTCCACTCCTCGTCCGCTCCGTAGCCAAGCGCCCGGAGGACGGCGATCGTCCCGGCGTTGACGACGAGCAGCGTCAGCGCGACGAGCGCCAGCGACCCCGCGGCGATCCGGGGCGCGTCCCAGACGGCGGCGACGCCGACGGTGGCGGCGGCCGGGACGAGCGCGGCTGCGATCATCACGCCGATAAGGGACGTCGGGCCCTTGGTCGCGATGCCGAACGCGGCGGCCGCGCCGGCGGCGAGGCCGATGACGACGGTCAGCAGCGACGGCGCGATCCGCAGCGCGATCAGTTCGATCGAGCCGACGTCCAGCCCTGCCGGGACGAAGCCGGCCGCCTTGACGCCGTAGGCGAACGCGGCGGCCCCGAGCATCGCCGTCGCCAGCCCGGCGACCTGGAGGGCGACGCTGTTGCGGAGCATCTGTCCGTCCCCGGTGATCGCGCCGACCGAGGCGGTCAGCACCGGGCCGACGATGGGCGCGATCACCATCGAGCCGACCACGACCGCGGGCGAGTCGACCAGGAGCCCGGCGGTCGCGATGACCGCGCTCAGCAGGATCAGCGAGAGGAACGACCGCGCGTCGTGGCTGATGTCGTCGGCCTTGGCGCGGAGCTCCTGGCGGGTCAGCGGGTCGAAGTCCGTGGCGAACCGGTCCTGCAGCGCCTCGGAGCCCGGCGTCATCGCGACCTCGAGGCTGCCGACGACGGTGTACCGCTCCGGGTCGACGTCGGCCGCCTCGAGCCGGTCGAAGACGAACCCCACGGCGTCGGTCGGAACGGGGGCCTCGACGATCCACTGCTCCTCGCCGTCGCGCCAGGCCCGCTGCCGGACCGCGTCGATCCCCTTCTCGTCGAACGCGTCGAGCACCGCATCGAGGTCGTCGTCCGGGACGAGGACGCGGATCAGTCGCACACAGATCGTAGGGTTGCCACCCGAAAAAGCGTTGTCTGGAGTGACTGTTCCGGGCAGTGAGAGGGGCGGCGGCTCCGGAGCGCCGCCAGGGCCGCTGCTCGCTCAGCCCCGTCCCAGGTCGAACTGCTCGTCAAGCCGCTCGCGGAGATCCCTGATCGTCTCCGCCTCGCCCTCCGAGGAGCCCTCCTGCTCGGCCAGCGCGCGGTCGACCTCGGCGGCCTCGCCGCGGGACAGCTGTACCTCGTGGGTGCCGTCCTCCTCGTCGCCGAACAGGTTCGACGGGTCCAGCGTGAGGATCCCGTCGTCGTCGCCGGGGTCCGACTCCTGGAAGTCGGGCTCCTGGAAGTCGAACTCCCGCTGCAGGAACTCACGGACGTTGAGCGCGCGCTCCTCCTCCGGTCCCGACTCGGTGGCGATCTCCGTCGAGAGCGCGTTGATCACTTCCTGGGCCTCCGGCCGGTTCAGTTCGATGGTGGCGGTGTCGTCGGCCATGCTGATGCCTCGCTCAATTATTGTTGGCAAAGCAATAAATGGGTGTCCGCGGCCCGCGGGCGGACGCCGGCGATCAGAAGGTGTGGGCCATCATGATCTCGTCGACCGCCTCGTCGTCGATAGTGTAGTGGTCCCGTCGGATTCCCTCGGTCTCCCAGTCGTACGCTTCGAGAAACGCCATCGCACGCTCGTTGTGCGCCGGGACGCTGTTGTACACCTTGCGGTAGCCGTTGGCTTCGGCCCAGTCGAGACCCCGCTCCATCAGTCGGTCGCCGATGCCCTCCCGGCGGTGCTCCCCGCGCACGCCACGGTCAACTGGGCGATGTCCTGTAGCTTGTCGACCTGCGGCAGGTCCAGGTGCGTCCACCCCACCACTTCGCCGTCGACGGTCGCGACGAAGAACACCCGCGAGCTGACCGTGTTGTGCCGGTGGACGGTGTCGTCGTACAGCAGTTCCTCGGCGACGGTCTCCGCGACGACGTAGGGCTCGTCGTCGGTGGCGTCCCTGATCGCGTCGACGATTCCCTCGAAGTCGTCCTGCTTGGCGGTAGTGTTCAGATTAGCTGATTCCATGCGAAGCTGAACGATTTGAGCCAGTCGTCGGCTGTGTCCGCTTCGGCGTTGCTGAAGCAGTTTGAGAACGAAGATGTCCGTCGTTTTATTTCTCGAAAGACACGTTCGACACTGTTTCGATTTCCATGGCGTTCATATCTGAAATCGAGGCCGTGTCGCTGGCAGGCGTCTTTCAGCGGTGTCGCACCATCGACGAGAAAGACGGCGTCGTCGACATCGTGTTTCTCGCGGAGCTCGGTGAAGAACGCACGAGCGAGAACGTTTGTTTTGGTCGGTTCAAGCTTTGTATGGAGTAATTCGTTCGTGTCTGGATCGACGGCAGCGTACAGCCAGTAGTGCTCGTCATCGAGTTGGATCACGGTTTCGTCGACCGCGACGTGATCCGGTTCTCGCCCATCCTGGGGCTGTAGATCGGCTTTGTGAACCCAGTTGTGAACGGTTGACCGAGCGCGTTGGACACCGAATACCTCAAGAAACGAGACAGTATTCGAAAGCGAGAGTCCAGCCAGATGCAACTGAATACTGAGCTTCATCAGTAGTCGCGGTGTCGCTTCTCGCTCCACAAACTCTAACTCGATCAGGTCCAAACAACCGCTGAGGCGGTCGGTTTTTGGCATAGAGCACTAAAAAACCGCATCTGCCTCACCTTTCAAGCTTATCTGAACACCGCCTCGAGTTCCCCCATAATACACGAACGTTCATGACGAACTCGGTTAGTTCTTGCTGAAGCGTCGCAGTCCGCGCGCGGGCTCACCTCTTACGAGAGGTGGCTGGCGATGGTGTCTGCGGTCGCCTCGCCGACGCCGTCGACGGCCAGCAGTTCGTCCTCGGAGGCCTCGCGCACGCCGTCGACGCTGCCGAACCGGCGGAGCAGACGCTTGCGTGTCTCCGGGCCGACGCCGGGCACCTCGTCCAGCGCGGTCCCCACGTCGTCGCGGACAGTCTGGTGGTACTGGACGGCGAAGCGGTGGGCCTCGTCGCGGACCCGCTGGAGCAGATGGAGGCGCTCGTCGTCGTCCGCCCAGTCGCGGGTGCCCGACGGCGTCACGACCAGTTCCTCCTCCTTGGCCAGCGCGACGGCGGGCACGTCCCACCCCGCCATCGCCAGCGCGTCGCGGGCCGCGCCGAGCTGTCCCTCACCGCCGTCGATCAGCAGGAGGTCGGGATCCGGCCGGTCGTCGCGGCCCTCGACGGCGCGTTCGGCCCGCCAGCGGACGAGTTCTCGCATGTTGCCGTAGTCGTCGTTCTCCTCGGTGAGCTTCTTGCGGCGGTAGTCGGCCTTCTCCGGGCTCCCGTCGACGAAGGTCACGTTCGAGCCGACCACGGACGTCCCGTGGGCGTGGCTCACGTCGAACCCCTCGACGCGGTCGGCGGCGTCGAGGCCGAGCGCGTCGGCCAGCGCCGCCGTCTCGTCGCGGGCGGGACCGGACCGGCGGGCGTTCTTCAGCGCCAGGTCGACGAGCGTGGCCTCGCGGCCGGCGCCGGGGACGCGGACGTCGACGCCCTCGCCAGCGAGCCACTCGACGACGTCCCCGTCGGGCCGCTCCGAGCACAGCACCGCGTCGGGCAGGTCCCGCTCGGCGTAGTACTGCGTGACGAAGGCACCGAGCACCTCCCCGACGCCGTCGCCATCGGGAGCGTCCAGCCGGTGGCGCTCGCGGTCGACCAGCTGGCCGTCGCTGGCGTGGAGCCGGGCGACGGTGGCCCGCTCGCCCTCGCGGACCGCGCCGAGCACGTCCATCGCGCGCTCGTCCCGTGTCGTCTGGACGGCGTCGTCGGCGTCGCCGTGCAGCGCCTGCACGGCTTCCAGTTTGTCTCGGAGGTTCGCCGCCCGCTCGAAGGACGCCTCCTGCGCGGCGGCCTCCATCTCCCGCCGGAGGGGGTCGGCGAGCACGCCCGTCTCGCCCTCGAAGAACCGCCGGACGCTCTCGACGTCCTCGGCGTAGGCGTCTTCGCTTATCTCGCCGGTACAGGGCGCGGTGCAGATCCCCATCTCGTAGTCCAGGCAGGGCCGCTCGCGACCCTGGTACTTGTGGTCCGAGCAGCCCCGCAGTCCGTAGGTCTCCCGGAGGGCCTTGACGACGGTCTCCACGCGACCCTTGTCGGTGAACGGGCCGTAGATGGTCGCCCCCTCCTCCGGGTCGCGAGTGACCTGGATCCGCGGGACGGGGTGGTCCGTCAGCTGGACCAGGGGATAGGACTTGTCGTCCTTCAGCCGGACGTTGTAGGGCGGCTGGTGGCGCTTGATGAGGTTGGCCTCCAGCAGCAGC
This genomic interval from Halomicrobium urmianum contains the following:
- a CDS encoding DUF389 domain-containing protein, which codes for MRLIRVLVPDDDLDAVLDAFDEKGIDAVRQRAWRDGEEQWIVEAPVPTDAVGFVFDRLEAADVDPERYTVVGSLEVAMTPGSEALQDRFATDFDPLTRQELRAKADDISHDARSFLSLILLSAVIATAGLLVDSPAVVVGSMVIAPIVGPVLTASVGAITGDGQMLRNSVALQVAGLATAMLGAAAFAYGVKAAGFVPAGLDVGSIELIALRIAPSLLTVVIGLAAGAAAAFGIATKGPTSLIGVMIAAALVPAAATVGVAAVWDAPRIAAGSLALVALTLLVVNAGTIAVLRALGYGADEEWSVLPKGATRRALTAASVLALAVLVAGVGVATVQQIEYERAVDQQVEATLERPAYAGLEPISVRVQYAGVLPWGPNETVTVTLSRSGSGDPPSIAEAIDRRIANATDRNPRVRVEFVTYQVDSEANATANGTESTATVTP
- a CDS encoding excinuclease ABC subunit C, producing the protein MDAATVLDRAADLPTEPGVYHFVADRVLYVGKAIDLRDRVRSYADPRSTRIARMVERAEGIEYSVTDTETQALLLEANLIKRHQPPYNVRLKDDKSYPLVQLTDHPVPRIQVTRDPEEGATIYGPFTDKGRVETVVKALRETYGLRGCSDHKYQGRERPCLDYEMGICTAPCTGEISEDAYAEDVESVRRFFEGETGVLADPLRREMEAAAQEASFERAANLRDKLEAVQALHGDADDAVQTTRDERAMDVLGAVREGERATVARLHASDGQLVDRERHRLDAPDGDGVGEVLGAFVTQYYAERDLPDAVLCSERPDGDVVEWLAGEGVDVRVPGAGREATLVDLALKNARRSGPARDETAALADALGLDAADRVEGFDVSHAHGTSVVGSNVTFVDGSPEKADYRRKKLTEENDDYGNMRELVRWRAERAVEGRDDRPDPDLLLIDGGEGQLGAARDALAMAGWDVPAVALAKEEELVVTPSGTRDWADDDERLHLLQRVRDEAHRFAVQYHQTVRDDVGTALDEVPGVGPETRKRLLRRFGSVDGVREASEDELLAVDGVGEATADTIASHLS
- a CDS encoding IS6 family transposase translates to MPKTDRLSGCLDLIELEFVEREATPRLLMKLSIQLHLAGLSLSNTVSFLEVFGVQRARSTVHNWVHKADLQPQDGREPDHVAVDETVIQLDDEHYWLYAAVDPDTNELLHTKLEPTKTNVLARAFFTELREKHDVDDAVFLVDGATPLKDACQRHGLDFRYERHGNRNSVERVFREIKRRTSSFSNCFSNAEADTADDWLKSFSFAWNQLI